The Halogranum gelatinilyticum genome contains the following window.
CCGCCGACGTGGCCAAGCGCGGGATTCCCGTCGTCCTGGACGAGCAGTCGGCGAACCAGTAGCGCGCGGCTCGCCGCTGGGTCGCACAGAACTGTTATACGCCCGACCCCGAAAGGCAGACTCACGCATGGAGGAACGAGCGCAGCTACACGCGCTCCTCGACGCCAGCAGTGACTTGCTCGCGCTCGTCGACGACGACGGCGAGATACAGTACGTGAACGCCGCGAGCGAGCGTCTTCTCGCCGGTGACGCCGACGCACGGACGGACACGCTCGTCGGCCAACAGCTCTCCGAGTACGTCCATCCGGACGACGAATCGCGTTTGCAGGCTGCAATCGACGCCGTCACGACCGGACTGTCGGAGTCGTCGCCGCGGCTCACGTACCGCTGTCGGGCGGCCGACGGGTCGTGGGCCAGTCTCGACGCGCGACTCTCGGCCACCGAACCGGACAGCGGCAGCTACCTCCTCACCGCCCGTGTCGTCTCCGACGGCCGCGAGCCTGGGTCGGTGCGCTCCTCGAACCCTGACCGGACGTATCTCCGTGACCTCACCGAGACGTCGAACGAAGTGCTGTGGATGTTCACCGCCGACTGGGAGGAGTTGCTCTTCGTCAACTCCGCCTACGAGTCGGTCTGGGGGCGTTCGCTGTCGGTGCTCTACGAGGACGCGAGCGACTTCCTCGAAGGAGTCCATCCGGACGACCGCGAACGCGTCGAGCAGGCGATGGGACGGCTCACGAACGGCACGGCCGTGGACATCGAATACCGGATCGAACGGCCCGCGGAGGACAGCCGCTGGGTCTGGGTACAGGGCGAGCCGGTCTTCGAAGACGGCGAGGTCGTCCGCGTCGTCGGCTTCGCCCGCGACGTGACCGAGCGTCACGAGCGGACCCGACAGCTCCAGGTCATCGACCGCGTCCTCCGGCACAACCTCCGCAACTCGATGAACATCGTCCTCGGCTACGCCGCCGAACTCGACGGCACGGTCGACGACGACGGCACGCGGTCGCTCACACGGCTCCGCGCCGAAGGGGAACGGCTCCTCGACATCGCCGACAAGCAGCGCGAACTCGTCGACGTTCTCACGACCGAACTCCAGTCGGACACCGTCGACATCGGCCACGTGGTCCGAGAGACGGTCGACGCCGTCGCCCCGGAGTATCCGGAGTGTCGCATCACGACACAAATCGACGAGGGTGCCACAGCGCTGGCGTTTCCGAAGATAGATCTCGCGATTCGCGAGTTGGTCGTCAACGCGCTCGAACACTGTGACGGTGACGATCCAGCGGTGGAGGTCTCCGTCCGTGTCGACGCAGAGACGGTCGTCATAGAAGTCAGAGACCGAAATCCGCCGATACCCGTACAGAACACGATGGTCCTGACCGGCGAGCGGGAGATCGCGGACCTGTTCCACGGCGACGGCGTCGGTCTCTGGTTGGTCTACTGGCTGTTCGAGCGGTCGAACGGCGAGGTGACGTTCTCGGAAAACGAACCGGACGGAAACTGCGTTCGGGGGCTGCTCCCGCGGACGGAACGTACGTAAACGCGTCGCGGCCGCGTAGTCGCGTAGTTGGCTGCTTTCGTCGTCGCCGATTTCCACCGATTCTACAGCGGCATCGCCTACAGGACGCCCATGTCGGTCAGCCGCTCGGGCAGGTAGGTGTCGGTCACGAAGTCCAGCCCGCGCGAGGCGAGTGCCTGCTGTTCCGCCTTCTTGCCGATGTCGAGCTGGAGTTCGATCTGTTCGGTCCAGAAGTCAGACTGGAAGCGCGGGTCGGTCAGCTCCGACTCCAGGGCGTTGATGTCCGAGTCCGCGAGCGGGTCGGTCGGCAGGTCGTAGTCGACGATGTCCTGCGGGCGGATGCCGACGTACTGTGCCTCGGGCGTCGCGAGATACTCCGAGAGGTGCGCGGACTTGATGGAGCCGTACGCCACGGAGCCGAAGATGCGGTAGGACCACGGGTCGCCGTCTGTGAAGACCACGACCGGCAGGTCGAGTTCGTCGTGCAGCCGCTTCGTGATGCGGCGGGTCGCCCGCGCGGGCTGGCCCTTCAGGTGGACGACGAGCACGTTGTACTCCTCGTCGAAGCCGTTTTCGACGAGCCGGTCGCGCATACCACCGGTCTCGACGCAGAGCACGAAGTCGATGTCGTGGTCGAGGAAGTCGATGGTGTCGGGGTTGTTGGGAATCTGGTAACCGCCCTCGCCGACGTCCTTCTGACAGTGAATCTCGCGTTCCCCTCTCCGGGTCTGCTCGCGGAGTTCGAGCGGTCCCATCAGGGTCGCACCGGACTCCTCCGGCCGCATATGGAAGTCCTCGCGGGTGACCTCCGAGACGATTTCGAGGTCCTCGACGAGCTGGTTCGACTCGTCCTGGTCGGAGAACTGCGCCTCCTCGTTGTCCCACGATTCCGAGAGGTAGTACAGCTCACGGAGGGTCGACGAGCGACCCTCGTCGAGCTGTTTCGCGAGGAAGTCGATGGTGTAGACCGCCTTGAGGAGCTTGCGTGCCCCGCGGACGGAGTTAGCCGATCGCGTCGAGGTGCGGTCGCCGTAGACCCACACGTTCGAGTCCTCGTCGAACACGATGTTGCTCTTCGTCCGGGTCGGCAGTTTCATCTCGGGAATCTTCCCGCCGGCGAACTGGTCGTAGAACTCCGCGGCGAGGTCGATGAGCTGCTCGCGGGCTTTCTCGTCTTGAATCTTCGAACTCATGGTTAGGCTTGCACCGTCAGTTTCTCGTTTTCGACGCCGTCGACGTTGATGTCGAAGTCGGCGTCGTCCGCTACTTCGTACGTCAGCTTCACCGTGTCACCGGAGGAGACGGAGGGCGACCACTTGACGAACCACTCGCCGTCCAAGTCGACCACCGTCGCGCCGTCGGAGACGTTGCTCGGCTCCGCGGAGACGATGTCGGTGATGTCCGGCTGCTCCGTCCGGTCGGAGTAGTTCTCCACGATGAGCGTCACTTTCCCGCCGCTCACCTCGCGTTCGACGCTGACGTTGTTCATGATACGGGCCAGCGCGCCGTCGATGTCGGGTCGCGGCCGACCCGTGACCTCCGAGACCTTGTCGGCCATCTGCGGGAGGATCTTCCCGAGGACGTCCTGCTTCTGGCGACGCTTCTGCATCGAGCGACGCTTGTTGAGGTAGGACTTCAGCTCGCGGGCGGCCTCCCGAATCGCGAGTTCGATCTCGTCTTCGATGGCCGGGATGTTCGCCAGCGCGTCCTTCGACTCGCTCGTGAAGGGCACGTTCGTCGAGGCGACGTGGACCATGAGGACCGCGGGACCGTTCGGCATCCCGCTGCCACCCGGCTGGTCCAGCCCGTAGTTGCGCCAGCCGATACGTTTCACGACGTCGGTGGTCGCACACGCGCCGCGCTGGTAGACCAGCGGGACGCGGTTGGCGAAGCGGAGCAGCTCGATGCTGCCCTCTGCCTTCAGGTCGCCGCCGTAGGCGATACCGGCCTCGACGATGAACGGGTCGCCGCCGTGGACCTCGGCGTCGCGGGTCGCCGCCGCGTAGAAGTCGGCGTCGAACTCCTTGCGGAGGCCAGCCTCGACGAGTTCGGCGGTGATGGGCGACAGACAGTTCGTCGGCGGCGCGAGGATGTCCGTCTCGCGCATCGCGTCGAGCAGTTGCGAGGAGACGTCGCGCTCGGCGGCGACGTCTTTTACCTTCGGCACGTCGTCCGGGACCGTCTGCATCCGGCTCCAGAAGGCCTCGACGATGTTCTCGCGGGCGGTGTCGCCGACGGTCGCGTCGTCGTACTCGATGGTCGCCTCGGCGGCGTCGGTGACGTAGGTCCGGAGCTGTGTGAACGTCGCGCGGTGGCGACGGTCCTCCGCCGTCCCGAACTTCCGGGCGAGGCGTTCGGCGAGTGCCTGCACCGTCGCGTCATCCTTTCGCGTGCTGGTCGCCTCGTCGACGAGCGCGTAGACGTCGCCGGTGAGCCGGTCGACGTCGCCCCCCTCGTCGTAGCCCGCGAGGACGTTCCACGCGGCCGCGACGGCCTTCTCCCGAACCGTCGACCCGAACGTCTTCCCGAACTCCTCGGCGGCCGCATCGGCCGCGTTGTCGACGATCTGCGTCAGTTCGTGGTGGGTCGTCCGCTCTCGACCCTGGAGGGTGTCGACGACCGTCTCGGCGAAGGAGTCGGTCGCGTCCGCGCCCTTGCCGGAGACAGCGTCGACGAGGGCGGTCCGGAGGTCGGCGTCCTCGTGTTTCTCGGGTGCCGACCAGCCCATCTCGCGGCCGAAGTGGCGGTCACGGAAGTTGTCGACGACCTTGTCGGCCGTCTTCTTTCCTACTCTGGTAAACTCCTCCTGCAGGAAGCCCGAGACGGAGTACGACTCGGTCGCCTGCAACATCTTGATGAGCGTCCCGAGTTCGACGCCGTGGGGGTGCGGGCGGATCTCCTCGGTCTCGGCCGGGAGCTGGTCCGTCGCCCGCTCGAACTTCATCGGTTCGTCGAGGCCCGGTTCCCGGAGTTCGAGGCGGGCGTGCGGGTTGACGACGGCGGTGTGTTTGATGTAGTCGTGGAGCTGCTGGCGAGCGCGCATGTTCGCCTCCATCTCCAGCTCGATGCGGGTGCCGTGCGGGCGGTCCCACGACGTCTCGCTGTCGGCCTTGATCTCGGGCTCGTTGGAGTCGGTGTCGATGATGAGCTCGAAGTACTGTGCGGAGGCCGAGCCCTGTGTCCGACTGGTAATCTTGGCGGCTTTCCCACTGGTGAGTTGCGAGTAGAGGACGGCAGCCGAGATACCGATACCCTGCTGCCCGCGGGACTGCTCGCGGGCGTGGAAGCGAGAGCCGTAGAGGAGCTTCCCGAACACTTTCGGGAGTTGGGCCTTGGTGATGCCCGGCCCGTTGTCCTCGACGATGAGTTTGTAGTAGTCACCGGCCTCGGCGATTTCGACGTAGATGTCGGGGGCGAGTCCGGCTTCCTCCGTCGCGTCGAGCGCGTTGTCGACCGCCTCTTTCACGGCGGTTACAAGCCCTCGGGCCCCGGAGTCGAACCCGAGCATATGCTTGTTCTTCTCGAAGAACTCGGCGATGGAGATCTCCCGCTGGTTTTGCGCCAGCTCGTCGGCGATCCCCGAGTCCTCGCCGAGTGTCGACTGGAACGAGGTCATTCGTTGGAACCTTACCCGACGGACCCATAAAACCTCTCCGTCAGTGCGGTGAAAGTGTAACCACGAGACTGCGCCGTCATTGAGAGTCGTTGACGCGGTGAATCCGTCAGATGGAGTCCGGCTGGGAACCACTACATATCGTCCAACGCGCGCACCCGCGTGCGAGGGTTTAAGGTGGGGACTGCCATAGGTGAATCCAAGTTCTATGTCACACGATCCAGAGTACAGCGCCGGGCAGATTCAGGTCTTAGAGGGCCTGGAAGCTGTTCGAAAGCGTCCGGCGATGTACATCGGTTCTACGGACGCCCGTGGTCTCCACCATCTCGTCTACGAGGTCGTCGACAACTCCATCGACGAGGCACTCGCGGGCTACTGCGACAACATCGACGTGACCATCCACGAGGACAACTCCATCTCCGTCGAGGACGACGGGCGGGGCATCCCCGTGGACACCCACGAGCAGTACGACCGCCCGGCCGTCGAGGTCATCATGACTGTCCTCCACGCGGGCGGGAAGTTCGACAACAAGTCCTACCAGGTCTCTGGCGGGCTGCACGGCGTCGGGGTGAGC
Protein-coding sequences here:
- a CDS encoding PAS domain-containing sensor histidine kinase, with product MEERAQLHALLDASSDLLALVDDDGEIQYVNAASERLLAGDADARTDTLVGQQLSEYVHPDDESRLQAAIDAVTTGLSESSPRLTYRCRAADGSWASLDARLSATEPDSGSYLLTARVVSDGREPGSVRSSNPDRTYLRDLTETSNEVLWMFTADWEELLFVNSAYESVWGRSLSVLYEDASDFLEGVHPDDRERVEQAMGRLTNGTAVDIEYRIERPAEDSRWVWVQGEPVFEDGEVVRVVGFARDVTERHERTRQLQVIDRVLRHNLRNSMNIVLGYAAELDGTVDDDGTRSLTRLRAEGERLLDIADKQRELVDVLTTELQSDTVDIGHVVRETVDAVAPEYPECRITTQIDEGATALAFPKIDLAIRELVVNALEHCDGDDPAVEVSVRVDAETVVIEVRDRNPPIPVQNTMVLTGEREIADLFHGDGVGLWLVYWLFERSNGEVTFSENEPDGNCVRGLLPRTERT
- a CDS encoding DNA topoisomerase IV subunit A, with amino-acid sequence MSSKIQDEKAREQLIDLAAEFYDQFAGGKIPEMKLPTRTKSNIVFDEDSNVWVYGDRTSTRSANSVRGARKLLKAVYTIDFLAKQLDEGRSSTLRELYYLSESWDNEEAQFSDQDESNQLVEDLEIVSEVTREDFHMRPEESGATLMGPLELREQTRRGEREIHCQKDVGEGGYQIPNNPDTIDFLDHDIDFVLCVETGGMRDRLVENGFDEEYNVLVVHLKGQPARATRRITKRLHDELDLPVVVFTDGDPWSYRIFGSVAYGSIKSAHLSEYLATPEAQYVGIRPQDIVDYDLPTDPLADSDINALESELTDPRFQSDFWTEQIELQLDIGKKAEQQALASRGLDFVTDTYLPERLTDMGVL
- a CDS encoding DNA topoisomerase VI subunit B, which produces MTSFQSTLGEDSGIADELAQNQREISIAEFFEKNKHMLGFDSGARGLVTAVKEAVDNALDATEEAGLAPDIYVEIAEAGDYYKLIVEDNGPGITKAQLPKVFGKLLYGSRFHAREQSRGQQGIGISAAVLYSQLTSGKAAKITSRTQGSASAQYFELIIDTDSNEPEIKADSETSWDRPHGTRIELEMEANMRARQQLHDYIKHTAVVNPHARLELREPGLDEPMKFERATDQLPAETEEIRPHPHGVELGTLIKMLQATESYSVSGFLQEEFTRVGKKTADKVVDNFRDRHFGREMGWSAPEKHEDADLRTALVDAVSGKGADATDSFAETVVDTLQGRERTTHHELTQIVDNAADAAAEEFGKTFGSTVREKAVAAAWNVLAGYDEGGDVDRLTGDVYALVDEATSTRKDDATVQALAERLARKFGTAEDRRHRATFTQLRTYVTDAAEATIEYDDATVGDTARENIVEAFWSRMQTVPDDVPKVKDVAAERDVSSQLLDAMRETDILAPPTNCLSPITAELVEAGLRKEFDADFYAAATRDAEVHGGDPFIVEAGIAYGGDLKAEGSIELLRFANRVPLVYQRGACATTDVVKRIGWRNYGLDQPGGSGMPNGPAVLMVHVASTNVPFTSESKDALANIPAIEDEIELAIREAARELKSYLNKRRSMQKRRQKQDVLGKILPQMADKVSEVTGRPRPDIDGALARIMNNVSVEREVSGGKVTLIVENYSDRTEQPDITDIVSAEPSNVSDGATVVDLDGEWFVKWSPSVSSGDTVKLTYEVADDADFDINVDGVENEKLTVQA